The following are encoded in a window of Bacillota bacterium genomic DNA:
- a CDS encoding ABC transporter ATP-binding protein, which translates to MAEERLLEVRNLKVSFYTYAGKVHAVRGVSFHVNKGETLAIVGESGCGKTVSVQSVIKLIPMPPGKIEGGTVLFDGRDLAAMSDRDLQSVRGAEIGVIFQDPMTSLNPTMTVGRQITEGLIKHQRLSAQEARRRAIEMLSLVEIPNPSERFGQYPHQFSGGMRQRVMIAIALSCNPKLLIADEPTTGLDVTIQAQILDLMKSLQTKLNTSIILITHDLGVVSKLADRIVVMYAGKVAEAGTSEDIFYNAQHPYTQALLKSVPRLHEETKRELLAIPGTPPDLFVPPQGCAFAPRCSYAMRVCVEHEPGDFAAGENHTVACWLMDPRAARVRERHAAGGAEDSGARGGAR; encoded by the coding sequence ATGGCTGAGGAAAGGTTGCTCGAAGTCAGAAACCTCAAGGTCTCCTTCTACACCTACGCTGGCAAAGTGCACGCGGTTCGCGGCGTGTCGTTCCACGTTAACAAGGGGGAGACTTTGGCGATAGTCGGCGAGTCCGGCTGCGGAAAGACCGTCTCTGTGCAGTCGGTCATCAAGCTCATCCCCATGCCCCCGGGAAAGATCGAAGGGGGTACAGTGCTTTTCGACGGCAGAGACCTTGCCGCCATGAGCGACCGCGATCTCCAGAGCGTGAGAGGCGCTGAAATCGGCGTGATATTTCAGGACCCCATGACATCTCTGAACCCCACTATGACCGTGGGCAGGCAGATCACAGAAGGGCTCATCAAGCACCAGAGGCTCTCGGCGCAGGAGGCAAGGCGACGCGCTATCGAGATGCTATCGCTCGTCGAGATACCGAACCCGAGCGAGAGGTTCGGCCAGTATCCTCACCAGTTCAGCGGCGGCATGAGACAGCGCGTCATGATCGCGATCGCGCTCTCGTGTAACCCGAAGCTCCTCATAGCAGACGAGCCCACCACGGGCCTAGACGTGACCATCCAGGCCCAGATTCTCGACCTCATGAAGAGCTTGCAGACCAAGCTCAACACGTCCATAATCCTGATAACCCATGACCTCGGCGTGGTTTCCAAGCTGGCAGATAGGATAGTGGTCATGTATGCCGGAAAGGTCGCTGAGGCCGGCACCTCCGAGGACATTTTCTATAACGCTCAGCATCCGTACACCCAGGCGCTTCTAAAGTCCGTGCCGAGGCTCCACGAAGAGACCAAGAGAGAGCTGCTCGCCATACCCGGCACGCCCCCGGACCTTTTCGTCCCGCCCCAGGGATGCGCCTTCGCACCGCGCTGCAGCTATGCGATGAGAGTGTGCGTGGAGCACGAGCCCGGGGACTTCGCGGCGGGCGAGAACCACACTGTGGCCTGCTGGCTCATGGACCCAAGAGCCGCGCGTGTCAGGGAAAGGCACGCCGCCGGCGGGGCGGAGGACTCCGGTGCTAGAGGAGGCGCAAGGTGA
- a CDS encoding ABC transporter permease: MQEITQDMFEPLHIGAGEGEAITRPPISYWREVVRRFRRNRLAVVGLVVLIALVAFAFLGPFFTPWDPREQSLFDTNKPPSREHWFGTDNLGRDMFARLCYGIKVSLFVGIMAALIDLVVGVIYGGISGYFGGIVDDVMMRIVDILYGIPYIIVAILLLVVIGPGLWSVILAMTITGWVGMARLVRGQVLQLKEQEFVLAARALGASHLGIILRHLIPNAMGVIIVQMTFTIPNAIFGEAFLSFIGLGVPLPLASLGTMANDGYQYLRIYPYQLIIPALAIIMTMLGFNFVGDGLRDALDPKLRR; this comes from the coding sequence GTGCAGGAGATAACACAAGACATGTTCGAACCCCTTCACATCGGCGCGGGGGAAGGGGAAGCGATCACGCGCCCCCCTATAAGCTATTGGCGAGAAGTGGTGAGGCGTTTCAGGCGAAACCGCCTTGCCGTGGTGGGCCTTGTCGTCCTGATAGCCCTTGTGGCGTTCGCGTTCTTAGGGCCGTTTTTTACGCCTTGGGACCCCAGGGAACAGAGCCTCTTTGACACGAACAAGCCTCCGTCCAGAGAGCACTGGTTCGGCACGGATAACCTCGGACGCGACATGTTCGCAAGGCTGTGCTACGGCATCAAGGTCTCGCTTTTCGTTGGGATCATGGCCGCCCTCATCGACCTCGTGGTAGGCGTGATCTACGGCGGGATCTCCGGGTACTTCGGCGGCATAGTGGACGACGTGATGATGAGGATCGTGGACATTCTCTACGGCATCCCCTATATCATCGTCGCCATCCTCCTCCTCGTGGTCATCGGTCCCGGCCTTTGGTCGGTGATCCTGGCCATGACCATAACCGGGTGGGTCGGTATGGCCAGGCTCGTGCGTGGGCAAGTGCTGCAGCTCAAAGAGCAGGAGTTCGTGCTGGCCGCGCGAGCACTCGGAGCAAGCCACCTCGGTATAATCCTTCGGCACCTCATCCCCAACGCCATGGGAGTCATCATCGTTCAGATGACCTTCACTATCCCGAACGCCATATTCGGCGAGGCGTTCTTGAGCTTCATCGGGCTTGGAGTGCCGCTGCCCCTCGCAAGCCTCGGCACAATGGCGAACGACGGGTATCAATACCTTAGGATATACCCCTATCAGCTGATCATCCCGGCGCTCGCCATCATCATGACTATGCTGGGGTTCAACTTCGTGGGCGACGGCTTGCGGGATGCGCTTGACCCGAAACTGCGGAGGTGA
- a CDS encoding ABC transporter permease has protein sequence MGRYILRRFGLMLAALWVIVTATFFLMHAIPGDPFLGEKVTEAIRQNMLRKYGLDKPLWEQYVIYLGNLLRGDFGTSLKMLHRSVNDMIRDGFPVSALLGLEALAYAVTLGLLLGTLAGFQHNTWVDYLAMFVALIGISVPGFIMGSLMQYVIGLKLGWLPIARWEGFKYTIMPATALGLGTLAVVARMMRTSVLDVTSQDYIKTAKAKGLSQREIVFRHVLRNAILPVVTILGPLTAGIVTGSFVIEQIFGIPGLGKYYVQSIFNRDYTLILGTTIFYAVLLVFLNFLVDVAYGIVDPRIRLMRSKE, from the coding sequence TTGGGACGCTACATACTCAGGCGGTTCGGGTTGATGCTTGCCGCGCTTTGGGTGATCGTCACCGCCACCTTCTTTCTCATGCACGCCATCCCGGGCGATCCCTTTCTTGGAGAGAAGGTAACCGAGGCGATCCGCCAGAACATGTTGCGGAAGTACGGCCTCGACAAGCCCCTCTGGGAGCAATACGTGATCTACCTTGGAAACCTGCTGCGCGGGGACTTCGGCACCTCGCTGAAGATGCTTCACCGCTCCGTGAACGACATGATCCGCGATGGGTTCCCGGTCTCGGCGCTTCTAGGCCTTGAGGCGCTGGCGTACGCCGTGACCCTTGGCCTGCTCCTGGGCACCCTCGCCGGGTTCCAGCATAACACATGGGTGGACTACCTTGCGATGTTCGTAGCACTCATAGGCATATCGGTGCCGGGGTTCATCATGGGCAGCCTCATGCAGTACGTAATAGGCCTCAAGCTCGGATGGCTTCCCATAGCCCGATGGGAAGGCTTCAAGTACACCATAATGCCAGCCACTGCCCTTGGGCTCGGCACGCTCGCGGTGGTCGCGAGGATGATGCGCACGAGTGTGCTCGATGTCACAAGCCAAGACTACATCAAGACCGCTAAGGCCAAAGGGCTCTCGCAGCGGGAGATAGTCTTCCGTCACGTGTTGCGGAACGCTATCCTTCCTGTCGTAACCATCCTCGGTCCGCTCACAGCGGGCATCGTAACGGGTAGCTTCGTCATCGAGCAGATCTTCGGCATACCAGGGCTCGGCAAGTATTATGTGCAGAGCATCTTCAACCGGGACTATACCCTTATCCTGGGGACCACCATCTTCTACGCCGTTCTCCTCGTGTTCCTGAACTTCCTGGTTGATGTGGCCTATGGCATCGTAGACCCGAGGATCCGGCTCATGAGGAGCAAGGAGTGA